GAACCTGAAGTGACAAAACACTGGAGAGGCCACAGTATAATGAAGAACACCACCATGAGCACTATGATGAAGACCACAAGCCTCTTCCAGTTCCCATGAAAACCCAAGAAGTGCAGCAGCCGGTGTCCACAACTCCTCCTTCTCGTCTCTTCTCTCCTCACTGTCTCTTCTAATTTTTGCTCGCCGATGTCAATGCAGACGCAGTTGGGTATCATCGGGTTTGAGTAGCACAGCTTCTTTCCATCTAGGTAAACTCTTTCCAGTTGTTGCTTGTCGCTCGGAAGTTGACCCAAAACCTCTTCGCTGGTGGCCAGATCTGGAGTGCCATGCTCAGGCACGGATGTTGGTTGGCGGCAAAGTGGGCAGGTGATTTGTGTGCCGTCCTGCTCTGGGGAAATGGCCACAAAGCGTGCCAGGCACTCCAGGCAGAAGGTATGTGTGCATTCTAGAAGTTTCGGTGTCTTGAAGGTGTTGTCGTAGGCGCAAAAACAGATCGAACATTCAGGATCAGCATCCCAGGCATTGTCCTGGTCATCTCTGGAGG
Above is a window of Danio aesculapii chromosome 6, fDanAes4.1, whole genome shotgun sequence DNA encoding:
- the LOC130230940 gene encoding RING finger protein 223 — translated: MGEPNVSPVTRTSSSRHQHQSAASRDDQDNAWDADPECSICFCAYDNTFKTPKLLECTHTFCLECLARFVAISPEQDGTQITCPLCRQPTSVPEHGTPDLATSEEVLGQLPSDKQQLERVYLDGKKLCYSNPMIPNCVCIDIGEQKLEETVRREETRRRSCGHRLLHFLGFHGNWKRLVVFIIVLMVVFFIILWPLQCFVTSGSMTECFGESPQMPTTFAGPRPTSGS